The Gemmatimonadota bacterium genome segment AGCCGCCGCCTTCGGCAAAGTGTACTGCTTCGGCCCCACGTTCCGCGCCGAAAAATCCAAGACCCGGCGGCACCTCACGGAGTTCTGGATGTGCGAGCCCGAGGTCGCGTGGTACGACTCGGAAGACAACATGCGGCTCCAGGAGGCGTTCGTCACGTACCTGGTAGAACGCGCGCTGGAACGCTGTCGTGACGAGCTGGCAGTGCTGGAGCGGGATCGGACGCCACTCGAGCGCGTGCAGCCGCCCTTCCCGCGCCTGGACTACTCGGAGGCCGTGCGCCGGCTGCAGCAGCAGGGGAGCGAAATCCAGTGGGGGCAGGACCTGGGCGGCGGCGATGAGACCACGATTGCCGACATGTTCGACCGTCCCGTCTTCGTCTACAACTACCCCAGGGCCGCCAAGGCCTTCTACATGAAGGAGAACCCGGCGGACCCGCGCACCGTGTTGTGTGACGACCTGCTTGCGCCCGAGGGGTTTGGCGAGATCATCGGCGGCAGCCAGCGCGAGGACGACCACGACCGGTTGCTCGACTGCATCCGCGAGGGGGGGCTCCCCGAGCCGGCCTACGGCTGGTACCTCGAGCTGCGCAAGTACGGGACGTTCCCGCACTCCGGCTTCGGACTCGGCCTCGAGCGCACTGTCGCCTGGATCTGCGGGCGGCGCCACATCCGCGAGACGAGCCCGTTCCCGAGGATGCTGAACCGGTTGTACCCTTGAAGCGAGCCAGAGCTAGGGCTAGGGCTAGGCTAGGGGAGGGAAAGGGGCTAGGGCGAAGGCCCTTGCGCTCGCCCTTGCCCTTGCTTGACTTCCTGCCACAGCGATTCCAGCTCGTCGAGCGAGGCGCGGCCGAGCTCGAGGCCGCGCTCGCGGGCGAGGCGCTCGAGGGCGGCAAAGCGGTCGCTGAACTTGCGGTTGGCGCGCTGCAGTGCGTGCATGGCGTGAAC includes the following:
- the asnS gene encoding asparagine--tRNA ligase, giving the protein MAVPSEVRQLDRHTGQAVVVHGWVQTVRTHGKVGFVVVRDGTGIVQGVLLQNEVAPQIWERFGSLTQETSVTVTGTVRAERRAPGGYELGVSDLEVVGRSEDYPIQPKEHGVDYLLDRRHLWLRSGQQRAILRVRDEVEKAIHDFFYERGFVRIDTPILTGAIGEGGAGLFQVDYFDQPAYLAQTGQLYVEAAAAAFGKVYCFGPTFRAEKSKTRRHLTEFWMCEPEVAWYDSEDNMRLQEAFVTYLVERALERCRDELAVLERDRTPLERVQPPFPRLDYSEAVRRLQQQGSEIQWGQDLGGGDETTIADMFDRPVFVYNYPRAAKAFYMKENPADPRTVLCDDLLAPEGFGEIIGGSQREDDHDRLLDCIREGGLPEPAYGWYLELRKYGTFPHSGFGLGLERTVAWICGRRHIRETSPFPRMLNRLYP